From Thermoleophilia bacterium, a single genomic window includes:
- a CDS encoding peptidyl-prolyl cis-trans isomerase: MSGARKFGLVLFGAIFVVVFAGIAIANGGVTQPSVPSGDVALVEDVPGDVGDISQDDYDRTFTQTWKRGGLKAAPKPGDDQYEQVKEAALNDLLDQAWLTGEADELGVTATDREVDNEFATIRKDQFADDAAYQKFLKDSGFTEEEVLARVKLQVLSRKIEDSITKSVKTVPEDQLQDYYDAQKDTFAKPETRDIKLIITDSQADADTVQAALDKDDSDKNFAALAKKYSVHGSKSQGGTTVATEDAFPDPAGSEIMSADLDTLEGPIKNSPKEIYFFKVTKVTPKEEKSFEDVKGQIEQQLLPGAQQQAMSDFVAEYNDKWTSRTFCAQEYLINRCHNFESDGAIEGADPACYADDAGDPKKPLSCPAPVKLNAPMTPGGTADPAAAAAAAGQAAATTGKPQGPVPPGSADDAAAAAAAAAAAGATGAVPAGAAGAAGAAGDPAAAAAAAQAQAAAAAAAGAPPE; the protein is encoded by the coding sequence ATGAGCGGGGCACGCAAATTCGGGCTGGTACTTTTCGGGGCGATCTTTGTCGTCGTCTTCGCTGGAATCGCGATCGCCAATGGCGGCGTGACGCAGCCGAGTGTTCCCTCCGGAGACGTGGCCCTGGTCGAGGACGTTCCCGGCGATGTCGGTGACATCAGCCAGGACGACTACGACCGAACTTTCACTCAGACCTGGAAGCGCGGCGGGCTCAAGGCCGCTCCCAAGCCGGGCGACGACCAGTACGAACAGGTCAAGGAAGCAGCGCTCAACGATCTTCTCGACCAGGCCTGGCTGACGGGCGAGGCCGACGAGCTCGGCGTGACCGCCACCGATCGTGAGGTCGACAACGAGTTCGCGACGATCCGCAAGGACCAGTTCGCGGATGACGCCGCCTACCAGAAGTTCCTCAAGGACAGCGGCTTCACCGAGGAAGAAGTTCTGGCCCGGGTGAAGCTCCAGGTCCTGAGCCGCAAGATCGAGGATTCGATCACCAAGAGCGTCAAGACAGTCCCCGAAGACCAGCTCCAGGATTATTACGACGCCCAGAAGGACACCTTCGCCAAGCCGGAGACGCGAGACATCAAGCTGATCATCACCGACAGCCAGGCCGACGCCGACACGGTGCAGGCCGCGCTCGACAAGGACGACTCCGACAAGAACTTCGCCGCGCTGGCCAAGAAGTACTCGGTCCACGGCAGCAAGTCACAGGGCGGGACCACCGTCGCCACCGAAGATGCCTTCCCGGATCCCGCCGGTTCGGAGATCATGAGTGCCGATCTGGACACGCTCGAGGGCCCGATCAAGAACTCCCCCAAGGAGATCTACTTCTTCAAGGTCACCAAGGTGACTCCCAAGGAGGAGAAGTCCTTCGAGGACGTCAAGGGCCAGATCGAGCAGCAGCTGCTGCCGGGTGCGCAGCAGCAGGCGATGAGCGATTTCGTCGCCGAGTACAACGACAAGTGGACCTCGCGCACGTTTTGTGCGCAGGAGTATCTGATCAACCGCTGCCACAACTTTGAAAGCGACGGAGCGATCGAAGGCGCCGATCCGGCCTGTTACGCGGACGATGCCGGCGACCCGAAGAAGCCGCTCTCCTGCCCGGCACCGGTCAAGCTGAACGCGCCGATGACCCCCGGTGGGACCGCGGACCCCGCCGCCGCGGCCGCCGCAGCCGGACAGGCCGCGGCCACGACTGGCAAGCCACAGGGCCCGGTACCGCCCGGTTCCGCTGACGATGCCGCCGCTGCAGCCGCTGCCGCGGCAGCGGCTGGAGCTACTGGTGCTGTCCCGGCTGGAGCTGCCGGTGCCGCAGGTGCGGCAGGCGACCCCGCAGCCGCAGCCGCTGCCGCCCAGGCACAGGCCGCCGCTGCCGCCGCCGCCGGCGCGCCCCCCGAGTAG
- a CDS encoding metallophosphoesterase, translating to MPTIDIRTVITVLFAGAAVIACLAFSSGASASVAVAAAGDVSCPRDSTVKNKIMPGQVLHPAAQKCQGHRVAKVIKDEHPDVVLAVGDLIQGQKSYESAYGDFSRAWFSALGKRIYASVGNHDYHRNRSGRLTASGYYRYWKHKKAKVVKYGKPHLGWSSWNRGRWHMINLNSNCFATDCAFTSRQLFWLLKDLKADRRNRKTKCTLAYFHHPLFSAGVRRGRDPRGSLLVDIWELLYRFRTDIVINGHQHHYERFRPQNPSGKADGTGITEIISGTGGASTFAVEDEKGHLARNSVASYRGLGATFLKLGNGKYRSYFRDLDGEIHDATRVKKCHRPNSGKKRRAPRIRRYDAHIKRMARLRRSIATQRKRLGKLETSLFSSPRRLKVANKRLRKTIARRDRVREKTLY from the coding sequence ATGCCCACGATCGACATCCGAACAGTAATAACCGTTCTTTTCGCCGGCGCCGCGGTCATCGCCTGCCTGGCCTTCAGCTCCGGCGCTTCGGCCTCGGTCGCAGTGGCCGCCGCGGGCGACGTCAGCTGTCCGCGTGATTCGACCGTGAAGAACAAGATCATGCCGGGACAGGTGCTCCACCCCGCCGCCCAGAAGTGCCAAGGCCACCGCGTCGCCAAGGTGATCAAGGACGAGCATCCAGACGTCGTGTTGGCCGTCGGAGACTTGATCCAGGGTCAAAAGTCCTACGAGAGCGCCTACGGCGATTTCTCGCGGGCCTGGTTCTCGGCGCTCGGCAAACGGATCTACGCTTCGGTCGGCAATCACGACTACCACCGCAACAGGTCCGGCCGCCTGACCGCATCCGGCTATTACCGCTACTGGAAGCACAAGAAGGCCAAGGTCGTGAAATACGGCAAGCCCCACCTCGGCTGGAGTAGCTGGAACAGGGGCCGCTGGCACATGATCAACCTGAATTCGAACTGCTTCGCGACCGACTGCGCGTTCACCAGCCGCCAGCTCTTTTGGCTGCTCAAGGACCTCAAGGCCGACCGCAGGAACCGGAAGACCAAGTGCACCCTGGCCTACTTCCACCACCCGCTCTTCTCCGCTGGGGTCCGCCGCGGCCGTGATCCAAGGGGTTCCTTGCTGGTCGACATCTGGGAACTGCTGTACCGGTTCCGGACCGACATCGTGATCAACGGCCACCAGCATCACTACGAACGATTCCGACCGCAGAATCCCAGCGGCAAGGCCGACGGGACCGGCATCACCGAGATCATCAGCGGCACCGGCGGCGCTTCGACCTTCGCCGTGGAGGACGAGAAGGGCCACCTGGCCCGCAACTCGGTCGCTTCGTACCGCGGCCTCGGCGCGACCTTCCTCAAGCTCGGCAACGGTAAGTACCGGAGTTACTTCCGCGACCTCGACGGGGAGATTCACGACGCGACCCGGGTGAAGAAGTGTCACCGGCCGAATTCGGGCAAGAAGCGGCGGGCACCGCGAATCAGGCGCTATGACGCCCACATCAAGCGGATGGCTCGCCTGAGGCGCAGCATCGCGACGCAACGGAAGCGACTCGGCAAACTCGAGACTTCGCTGTTCAGCTCGCCGCGGCGCCTCAAGGTGGCGAACAAGCGTCTGCGCAAGACGATCGCCCGGCGCGATCGCGTCCGCGAGAAGACGCTCTACTGA
- a CDS encoding nucleoside triphosphate pyrophosphohydrolase: MPEPDSLAQALERLDEVTRRLRVECPWDREQDARSIVPHTVEEAYELAEAARNGDDEAMRDELGDVLFQVVFLSLLLEERGEGDLAAVATQLTEKLIRRHPHVYPPEDAGETEIETADDVRRQWDEIKSGVEGRTAEKDWKKPGIPALIYANKIQWKLDRKEKPANVGAGFPDRSAHEAEVGRLLWQAVETARSRGIDPELALRAEAERRASELNDR; the protein is encoded by the coding sequence ATGCCGGAGCCGGACTCCCTCGCGCAAGCGCTGGAGCGGCTGGATGAGGTGACCCGCCGTCTGCGGGTCGAATGCCCCTGGGACCGGGAGCAGGACGCGCGTTCGATCGTGCCGCACACGGTCGAGGAGGCCTACGAACTCGCCGAGGCGGCCCGTAACGGCGACGACGAGGCGATGCGTGACGAACTCGGTGACGTGCTCTTCCAGGTGGTTTTCCTCTCGCTCCTGCTGGAGGAGAGGGGTGAGGGCGATCTCGCCGCCGTCGCCACCCAGCTCACCGAGAAGCTGATCCGGCGCCACCCACACGTCTACCCGCCCGAGGACGCCGGTGAGACGGAGATCGAAACCGCCGATGACGTTCGCCGCCAATGGGATGAGATCAAGTCCGGGGTCGAAGGCAGGACCGCCGAAAAGGACTGGAAGAAGCCCGGCATCCCCGCGCTGATCTACGCGAACAAGATCCAGTGGAAGCTGGATCGCAAGGAGAAGCCCGCCAACGTCGGCGCCGGCTTCCCCGATCGCTCGGCGCATGAAGCCGAAGTCGGCCGGCTTTTGTGGCAGGCCGTCGAAACGGCGCGGAGCCGGGGCATCGATCCGGAGCTCGCGCTCAGGGCCGAGGCCGAAAGGCGCGCGTCGGAACTGAACGACCGTTAA
- a CDS encoding septum formation initiator family protein: MSVRAQPTRGSSRPARRRPAPRRNPDSGAGRIQWDRLGRIAFVALVFILVFSYFNPLYNLARTYRQAGATKVELHRVQAENTQLERRVKHVRGDSVLRREARRQGLIVPGEQAYVVNGIKR; this comes from the coding sequence GTGTCAGTACGCGCTCAGCCAACCCGGGGATCGTCACGGCCGGCCCGGCGCCGTCCGGCGCCTCGCAGGAATCCCGACTCGGGTGCCGGAAGGATCCAGTGGGACCGGCTCGGCCGGATCGCCTTCGTCGCCCTCGTCTTCATCCTCGTCTTCTCCTACTTCAATCCGCTCTACAACCTCGCCAGGACCTATCGGCAGGCCGGCGCGACCAAGGTGGAACTCCACCGCGTCCAGGCGGAGAACACCCAGCTGGAACGCCGGGTAAAGCACGTTCGCGGGGACTCGGTCCTGCGCCGGGAGGCCCGTCGGCAGGGCCTGATCGTTCCCGGCGAACAGGCCTACGTGGTCAACGGCATCAAGCGCTGA
- the eno gene encoding phosphopyruvate hydratase, whose translation MSTIEAVHARQILDSRGNPTIEAEVRLAEGQIGRAAVPSGASTGEFEAVELRDGGDLWLGKGVSQAVNNVNTELSDALVGFDVTDQAGLDQLMIDLDGTDNKGRLGANAILGVSLAAARAAALLEDRPLYSYLAHLYGEENPTLLPLPMMNVLNGGSHADNSVDFQEFMVMPAGASTFSECLRIGTEVFHSLKQILKNHGLATAVGDEGGFAPDLSSNEAALEMLMEGIEAAGYIPGKDVFIALDPATSEIFDNGVYRLEHEDRSLTSEEMTDYWVSAADRFPIVSIEDGMDEEDWDGWQLLTEKLGEKVQLVGDDLFVTNPVRLKRGIDSSTANSILVKVNQIGTLTETLEAIRMAADAGYTAVISHRSGETEDTTIADLAVATGAGQIKTGAPSRSDRVAKYNRLLRIEEELGDSARFDGSVVLKSRN comes from the coding sequence ATGAGCACCATTGAAGCCGTTCACGCACGCCAGATCCTCGATTCACGGGGTAATCCGACGATCGAAGCCGAAGTCAGGCTCGCCGAGGGCCAGATCGGCCGGGCGGCGGTGCCTTCCGGCGCTTCGACCGGTGAGTTCGAAGCTGTGGAATTGCGCGACGGCGGAGACCTCTGGCTGGGCAAAGGTGTGAGCCAGGCTGTCAACAACGTCAACACTGAGCTCAGCGACGCGCTGGTCGGCTTCGACGTGACCGACCAGGCCGGCCTCGACCAGCTGATGATCGACCTGGACGGCACCGACAACAAGGGGCGGCTGGGCGCGAACGCGATTCTCGGCGTGTCCCTGGCCGCCGCGAGGGCCGCCGCCCTGCTCGAGGACCGCCCGCTCTATTCGTACCTCGCCCACCTCTACGGCGAGGAGAATCCGACCCTTCTGCCGCTGCCGATGATGAACGTGCTCAACGGTGGCTCGCACGCCGACAATTCGGTCGATTTCCAGGAGTTCATGGTGATGCCGGCCGGCGCTTCGACTTTCTCCGAATGCCTGCGGATCGGCACCGAAGTCTTCCATTCGCTGAAGCAGATCCTCAAAAATCACGGACTGGCCACCGCGGTCGGCGACGAAGGCGGCTTCGCACCTGACCTCTCCTCCAACGAAGCGGCGCTCGAAATGCTGATGGAGGGCATCGAGGCCGCCGGGTACATCCCCGGGAAAGACGTCTTCATCGCCCTCGACCCGGCGACCAGTGAGATCTTCGATAACGGCGTCTACCGGCTCGAGCATGAAGACCGTTCACTCACCAGCGAAGAAATGACCGACTACTGGGTGAGTGCCGCCGACCGTTTCCCGATCGTCTCGATCGAGGACGGCATGGACGAAGAGGACTGGGACGGCTGGCAACTCCTGACAGAGAAGCTGGGCGAGAAGGTCCAGCTGGTCGGCGACGACCTGTTCGTGACCAACCCGGTCCGCCTGAAGCGCGGCATCGATTCATCCACGGCCAATTCGATCCTGGTCAAGGTCAACCAGATCGGCACCCTGACCGAGACCCTCGAGGCGATCCGGATGGCCGCGGACGCCGGATACACGGCGGTAATCTCGCACCGCTCGGGCGAGACCGAAGACACGACGATCGCCGACCTCGCGGTCGCGACCGGGGCCGGCCAGATCAAGACCGGCGCGCCTTCCCGGTCCGATCGTGTCGCCAAGTACAACCGCCTGCTGCGGATCGAGGAGGAACTGGGAGATTCCGCCCGTTTCGACGGATCGGTAGTTCTCAAGAGCCGGAATTGA